In Flavobacterium sp. GSB-24, the genomic window AAAAGTTTAATAGCATCTAATGTAGAAGGCATATTTGCAGCTTCAGTAACACATAAAACACCATTATCGATTAATTTTTGAGCATCATCTCCGTTTAACTCATTTTGTGTAGCACATGGAATTGCGATATCTACTTTTACTTCCCAAGGGCTTTTCCCTTTATGGAATACAGCATTTGGATATTTCTCCAAATATCTCTCAGCTCTATTGTCTCCAGTCGCTCTCATTTCAAGCATATGGTCAATTTTTTCGCCAGAGATTCCCTCTTCATCATAAATATATCCATCAGGACCAGAAATCGTAAGAACTTTTCCTCCAAGTTCGTTAACTTTTAAGGCAACTCCCCAAGCCACATTTCCGAATCCAGAAATTGCTACTCTTTTACCTTTTACTTCGTGACCAATTGTGCGTAACATTTGATCTGTAAAATAAACTACTCCGTATCCTGTAGCTTCTGGTCTAATTAATGAACCTCCGTAAGCTAAACCTTTTCCAGTTAAAACTCCTGTAAATTCATTTCTGATTCTTTTATATTGTCCAAATAAATATCCAATTTCTCTTGCTCCAACACCAATATCTCCAGCAGGAACATCAAGATCTGGACCAATATGACGACATAATTCTGTCATAAATGATTGACAGAAACGCATAATTTCTGCATCAGATTTTCCTTCTGGATCAAAATCAGAACCACCTTTTCCACCTCCCATCGGAAGTGTAGTAAGACTGTTTTTGAATACTTGTTCGAAAGCCAAGAATTTCAAAACTGATAAATTTACAGAGTGATGAAATCTAATTCCACCTTTATAAGGTCCGATTGCAGAGTTCATTTGAATTCTAAAACCTCTGTTTACAATGATCTCGCCTTTGTCATCTACCCAAGGAACTCTAAAAATTATAGAACGTTCTGGTTCTGCAATTCTTAGAAGTATATTTTTACCATCATATTTTTTGCGCTCAGATATGAAGGGAATTACTGTTTCTGCAAATTCTCTAACTGCTTGAAGAAATTCTGGCTCATTTGGATTTTTTGACTCAACTAGAGCCATAAATTCATTTATTTTTTGTTCCATATTTGAAATAAATTTTCAGATAATTTGATTTAATTTTCAGTTTTCCAACCTAAATCTTAGTTTAAGAAAACGTTTTCGTTTTAACACACAAAGATATATCAAATTCTGATTCGAAGTTATATTTTTCACTTTTTTGAATCGATTTGTGTTTTTTTCAAGCATTACAAAAAAACTCATTTTACATGTAGGTGTTTACATGCAAATCGCCTTTTAAAAGTTAGTAAATTAAGTATTTTGCTAGTTATTTTTCAATAGACCGATTTAATATTTTGAATCGATTAGGTTTTTTATATATTTGCCGAGATTTGTAAGCCCCTACGAAATGTCTAAACACCTATTTATCACATTATTTGCCTTCTTTGGTATATCAACCGCGGCATCAGCGCAATCAAACCTAGCCCAAGAGATAGGAGTCTATGCAGGACCTGTTACTTTACAGTCCGATTTTGGCGAAAGAAGCAACTTCGACACCAACGTTGGAAACTCAGGTTTTGGTATCGGAATTATGCACTTTATCAATTTTTCTGCTGCAAATAACAGAGAAAGTTTCTTTACAGAACATTTTAAAGTGCGCTCTGAACTTGCTTTCAGCAGAACTAATTTGAAACATTATGGCCAGTGGGTGGAAAGAAAGCCTGACGGACTATTTGCCCAGCAGCTTAAAAACATGCACGCAAGTTCTACTACTTTAGGTCTTGGAGCTCAATTAGAATTTTCTCCTTTTATGAAAATTCATGACTTCGAAAACACAATTGGTAGTTTCAGCCCGTATGGTAGTGTAGGTTTTCAAGTAAGCTATTATTCTACAAAAATCGGTTCACATTTAGGAGACATCACTCTTCCAAATGTAACTCCAGGAAAATACCTGACCCCATCTGATGGTCGTGCACATGGTTTTTCTAGTGAGAGCGGAGTAGTATTATCTGCAACAGCAGCAATTGGAGTACATTATAAATTAACCACAATGAGTGATTTAATGTTTGAAACTCGTTTTCAAATGTATAACTCAGATTGGATTGATGGATTAAACCCAAACAAAGACATTTACAAAGAAAACAAATCAAATGACTGGCAGGTTTGGTTTAACTTTGGATATATTTATTACTTAGAATTCTAACAGAATTTTAAATCTCAAAATATAAAAAATCCCAAATTCCAAAATATTACAATTGGAATTTGGGATTTTTTTATTTGGAATTTCTCTCTAAGATAAAGCCTGTTCTAAATCAGCAATTAAATCATCAGCATCTTCAATACCAACACTTAGTCGAACTAAATCATCGGTAATACCAACTTCTGCTCTTTTATCGGCAGGAATTGATGCGTGTGTCATTAAAGCTGGATGATTGGCTAATGATTCTACTCCACCAAGCGATTCTGCCAAAGTAAATACTTTTAGCTTTTCTAAAAATGCTATTGAATCTTCTTTTTTCCCTGATTTAAAATCAAACGAAACCATTCCTCCAAAAGCTTTCATTTGCTTTTTAGCAATTTCGTGAAACGGATGATTTTTTAAACCTGGATAATAAACCGTTTTTATTTTTGGGTGATTACTTAAATATTCAACTACTTTTTCGCCATTTTCGCAGTGTCTTTGCACCCTTAAAGCCAAAGTTTTGATTCCTCTTAAAACTAAAAAGCTGTCCATTGGTCCAAGTGTCGCGCCAGTTGCAAATTGCTGAAAATGCAGTTGTTCTCCAAGTGCCGGATCTTTTACAATTAAAGCTCCTGCAATCACATCAGAATGTCCTCCTAAATATTTCGTTGCTGAATGCATAACAATATCTGCTCCTAAATCTAATGGTTTTTGCAAATAAGGTGTTGCAAAAGTATTGTCTACCGCAAGAAGAATTTTCTTTTCTTGAGTAATTTTTGCAATTTCTTGAATATCGGCCAATTTCATCAATGGATTTGTCGGCGTTTCTACCCAGATTAATTTTGTGTTTTCGTTGATTAAACTTTTGAATTTTTCAATATCAGTCATATCAACAAAATGAAATTTAATTCCTGAATCTTTATAAATTCGAGAGAACATTCTATAAGTTCCACCGTATAAATCATCCATTGCAATAATTTCGTCACCCGCTTTAAAAGATCTTAAAACACAGTCTGTTGCTGCAAGACCAGACGAAAATGCTAATCCGCGAGTTCCGTTTTCGATGCTTGCCAAAGCTTCTTCCAATGCTGTACGCGTAGGGTTTGATGCTCTGCTGTATTCGTAATCTGCCAAAGGTTTCCCTGGGCTTGTCTGAATAAAAGTTGACGTTTGGTATACTGGCGGCATAACTGCTCCTGTAGATGGATCATGGTGCTGTCCTCCATGTATAACTTTTGTATTAAATTTCATATAGTTATAAGTTTTAAATCTATAATTGTTGTACAAATTTACCGCTTAATTTATTTTATCGCGACACAACTTCTTACCTTTGTTTATAATTAACACTTTTTGATATGAAAAATTACATATTTATAATCTTTTTGTGTTTGATTTTTACAAGTTGCAAAAAAGAGCTTTCATTTGAGAATGAAAGGTTTGAAGAAAAATCTAATATTTCGTGCAAAACTGATTGTCCGGAAATCACTATAGAAGTTCCAGTTGCCAAAAATATTAAAGTAATATCAGACAGCATTAATAAGAAAGTTTTCTCTGTAATAAAGGAGATTGTTTTTTTTGGTGAAGATTCAACACAAGTCAATGACTACAAATCATTGTCTAAATCTTTTATTGCTTCGTATGAAGAAATGCGTCAAAAATTCCCAAATGACACTTTTGGATGGGAGGCGAAAATAATTGGCAATGTTGAATTTCAATCTGATTCGATTTTAAATCTTAAAATTGATCATTACACCTTTACCGGCGGTGCACATGGTTATCAAGGTTATCGTTCCCTATTATTTAATGCGAAAACTGGAAAAACAATATTCAACAATCAATTATTTAAAAACGAAAAAGATTTTAAGGCCTTCGCCGAAAAAGCATTTCGGGCAAAATACAAAATACCAGCAGAAGCGAATATTAATGCAACAGGTTTAATGTTTGAAAATGATAAATTTCAGCTGCCGCAAAACATATTTTATACTTCAGAAGGTCTGCTCTTATATTACAACTCATATGAAGCCGCTTCATATGCAGATGGTCCAAAAGAAATTTTGTTCCCTTATGATGAAGTCAATAAGTACTTGAATTTTCATTAAATATTTTAGATTAAATAAATTCAGCATCTACACAATTTTTGTAGATATGCTGGATGTAGACTCACTGCGGTGCGTCTCTACAGAAAAACCTTTGTCACTTTGTTTCTCTGAACCTCTGCACCTCTTTATTGAACATCATACTTCATTTTACGTAAAACACGAAGTGCTTCTTTAAAAGAAGAATAAACATTTTTATAAGGTTTTAAAAGCAATTTGGCATCTATCAGCTTTTGTCTTGCCTCTTCAAAACCATTTAAATGACAAATCATAAACGTAGAAGGCAGGTTTTCTAAATCCTTCATTTCACGTTCAGACAATATGATATTTTTTTGAAGTTTAGCCAACAAAGCCATATTCGCATTGTATATATGGTACAACATTTTTCTGTTGAATTCTGGCGGCTGAAAAAGCATTTGACGGTCTATTTTATAGTAACCATTGTCAAAAAAATGAATAGTTTGTTCTTCCAGCGGATAATAACTCGTTTTATCATTTAAGCCAAGCGGCACATATTCTGTAATCGTAAAACTATCATCATCATAAAAAATGGTGACAACATCCTGCGCAGAATAGAAAAGTTTAATCTGCTCATTAATTAGTTCGATATCAACTCGTGACAAATACGTTTTATCCCGTATTTTTTTGGGAACACCAGCCCAGCAAATCACAAATAATTCTTTAAAAACATGATATTTCGGCGACATATCTTTATGCCTGAAATTCATAAAATCAATAACACCGTCTAAAGTATATTGAATGCTGTTTCGAGAACTATTTTCAATTCCGATTACAGTTTCTGTATTCTGATAGTTTTTTTCAACCTCTTCCCCACTTTCCAGCGGAATCGAATTACTGCCTCGCCTTATAAAAACACTATTAGCAAGAATGGTATGAATTCCTTTTTTAAAATAAGAAACTTTACTTTTTGGTTTTATAGTAACCAGACCAATCACTTTATCTTTTGGAAGATTTGGAAAAGGGACATTTTCGTATTGAATTTTAGGCGGATTTTCTAAAAAAGCATTTACAAGATTCTGAATTCGGCTGTCATCAAAAAAATCATCGCCGACAATTTCATTATCCTGATCTTCAACTCCAACAACGATATAAGAATTATTATTTGGATTTGAGTTTGATAATGCGCAAATGTGTTTGAGAAACTTGCCTTTTCCTTCTCGAGAATGAAGATTCAGCTGCCTTTTTTTATCATAAAAACTGCTCTCATCATTGTGAGCAAGCAAATTCTTTATCAAAAGGCGTTTATTAATCATTATTTAGACTCCTTAGAAAGTTAGATCTTTAGACTTCTTAGATATTGGTTTTCAGATTTCTAAATTAATCTAAAGATCTAACTTTCTAAGAAGTCTATCAATCTAATTTAAATATTTTTCTTCACAATCGTAGAAGATGCCTGCGCCGTACTCATAACTACCAAGTCTGCGATATTAACATGATAAGGCCTTGAAACTACAAAATGAATAATATCAGCAATATCTTCGGCCTGCAGCGGATCAAATCCTTTGTACACGTTTGCGGCTCTTTCGACATCTCCTTTAAAACGAACTTCACTGAATTCTGTTGCAACCATTCCCGGATGAATTCCTCCAACTCTGATTCCGAAAGGATTTAAATCAATTCGCATTCCAGCAGTTATAGCATCAACGGCATGTTTCGAACCGCAATATACGTTTCCGTTTGGGTAAACTTCTTTCGCAGCAGTAGAACCAATATTAATAATATGTCCAGATTGTCTTTCAACCATTTGCGGAATTATCGCTTTTGAAACATACAAAAGACCTTTTACATTAATGTCAATCATAGCATCCCAATCGTCTAAATCTCCATTTTGAATCGGATCTAAACCGTGGGCATTACCAGCGTTATTAATTAAAACGTCAATCGTAGAAAAATCGTTTGGCAAAGCACCTATTTTTTCTAAAACCTCCTCTTTGTTACGAACATCAAATTCTAAAGAATGCACTTCTGTAAAAGCCGAAAGTTCTTTTTGAAGTTCTTCCAAACGGTCTTTACGTCTTCCGCAAAGAATAACTTTATAATTGTTTTTTGCTAGAATTTGAGCGGTTGCCTTTCCAATTCCGCTTGTAGCACCAGTAATTAAAACTGTTTTTTTCATTTTAAATATTTTGTTTTTAACACATAGAGGCATAGTTTCCTTGCTTTGAAAGGCATTTCATTTGCATAATACATATAACTATGTGTAAGTGAAACGCTAAATTCTCTTTTCCAAAAGCAATAATATGATCTATGTCTATGTGTTTATTTTTTTCTATTCAGATAAAACTGAATACTGTCACTGCGACTGAAAAACTAAAAATTAAGGTACATCGTCGCCCATGCTTTCTGTCCAGATTGCAAACCAGTCTTCTGTATCCATTTCTAGTTCAACAGCTTTCATTAAAGATTGAATTCTAGCGATATTTACCGTTCCAGCAATAGGAATTACTTTTGCAGGATGTTTTAAAATCCAAGCCAATAAAAGCGTATCAGAACCTAAATGGTATTTTTCTACTAACGTTGAAAATAATTTTTTCAAACGGCGGGTTTGTTTAGTATCTTCTCTAAAAACAGTTCCAAGCGGATTCCATGACAACGGACGAATTCCGTGTGTCTGCATATAATCTAAACTTCCATCTAACATTGCGTCATAATGTGTTGCAGAAAATTGTACTTGATTATAACTTACTTCTGTTTTCTGACGAATTAATTCGGTTTGTGAACTGGTAAAATTCGAAAGTCCAAAATCAATTATTTTTCCTTCACCTTTTAATTTTTCAACCGCTTCTGCGATTTCGTCTGCCTGCATTAACGGACTTGGTCTGTGCAGTAAAAAAACATCTACATAATCTGTTTTCAGTTTTTTCAAAGATCCTTCAACCGACTTAATAATATAGTCTTTCGAATAATCGTAATGTTTGATTTTGTTTTCAGGGCGTTTTTCAGCAATCATCTGAATACCGCACTTGGTAATTAATTGTAATTTTTCACGATCAATTTTACTAGCGTGAAAGGCTTTTCCAAAATCGGCTTCGGTCGTATAAGATCCGTAAATATCCGCGTGATCAAAAGTCGTAATTTTGTTTTCGATACTCACTTGTATCATGTTTTCCATTTCTTTGGTTGTAAGGTTTTTATCCCAAACTCCCCAATTCATAGTGCCCGAAATTATAGGCGATAAGACCGTTTTGCTCATAATAGTTATGCGTTATTTTTGGTAATAATTATGCTTTAATAAAACATAATCATCAAAGTTCTTAAAAATATAAAAATAGATTCACAATTAGTCCTTAAAATTAGGTCATTGGTAGAAGTTTTAACCATTCTTTAACATCTTACTTCTTAAAAAATATTCAATTTGCACTCTCAAAAAACAGGCGTACAAATCAAGGTTTTTAAAAATATTTATATGGAAGAAAATACAACGACTTTAGACATTAGAGCGATAAATGAAAAAATTGAAAGAGAAAGTGCTTTTATAGACCTTCTTACAATGGAAATGAACAAAGTTATTGTGGGCCAGAAACATATGGTCGAGCGTTTATTAATCGGATTGCTTGGCCAAGGACATATTTTACTGGAAGGAGTTCCGGGTCTTGCAAAAACTTTAGCTATAAATACATTATCACAAGCGGTTCAAGGTTCTTTCAGCCGTATCCAGTTTACGCCGGATTTATTACCTGCCGATGTTATCGGAACCATGATTTACAATATTAAAGCAAATGAATTCTCTATTAAAAAAGGACCAATTTTTGCCAATTTCGTACTTGCCGATGAGATTAACCGTGCACCAGCAAAGGTTCAGTCAGCATTATTAGAGGCAATGCAGGAGAAACAAGTTACTATTGGTGACACTACATTTAAATTAGATCGTCCGTTTTTAGTATTAGCAACACAAAACCCAGTTGAGCAAGAAGGAACTTATGCACTTCCTGAAGCACAAGTTGACCGTTTTATGTTGAAAACTGTTATTGATTATCCAAAAATTGATGAAGAGCGTTTTGTAATTCGTCAAAACTTAAAAGGATCTTACGAAAAAGTAAATCCAGTAGTTTCTGTAGATCAGATTCTACGTGCTCAGGAAGCTGTTCGTGAAGTTTATATGGACGAAAAAATCGAAAAATATATTCTTGATATTATTTTCGCTACACGTTACCCAGAAAAATACAAATTAGCCGACTTAAAACCGCTTATCAGTTTTGGAGCTTCTCCTCGTGGAAGTATCAACTTGGCTAATGCTGCAAAATGCTATGCTTTCATCAAACGTCGTGGTTATGTAATTCCAGAAGACGTTCGTGCAGTTGTTCACGATGTATTACGTCACAGAGTTGGAATTACTTACGAAGCAGAAGCAGAAAACATCACTTCTGTAGACATTATCAACAAAATCGTTAACGAGATTGAGGTACCTTAAAAAGTTGATGGTTGATAGTTTTTTGTTGATGGTTTATGCGCCATCAACCAACAACCATAAACCATAAACCAAATCAAAAATGGATACAAAAGAGCTTTTAAAAAAAGTACGGAAAATAGAAATCAAAACGAAAAGACTGAGCAATCATATCTTTTCGGGAGAATACCACTCTTCATTTAAAGGACGAGGAATGACGTTTAGCGAGGTGCGTCAATACCAATACGGAGATGATATTCGTAACATCGATTGGAATGTGACCGCACGCTACAATGAAGCTCACGTTAAAGTATTTGAGGAAGAACGAGAATTGACCATGGTTTTAATGGTTGACATTTCGGGTTCGGAATCTTTTGGTTCTAAAAATCAATTCAAAAAAGACATCGTAACCGAAATTGCGGCAACGATGGCTTTTTCGGCTACACAGAATAATGACAAAATTGGTTTAATCTTATTTTCTGATACTGTAGAATTATATATTCCGCCAAAAAAAGGACGTTCGCACGTACTTCGCATCATTCGGGAATTAATCGAATTTGAACCAAAAAGCCATAAAACAGACATTGCTCAGGCATTAAAATTCTTATCTGGAACCCAGAAAAAGAAAGCCATCATTTTTATGATCTCCGATTTTATGTCTGATTCGTATGAACATACTTTAAAAATTGCTTCAAAGAAACACGACATTACAGGTGTTCGAGTTTACGATATTCGTGAAGAAAGAATTCCAAATTTAGGAATGGTAAACATGCTGGATGCCGAAACGGGAAAGATACAATTGGTTGATACAAGTTCGAAAGCAGTTCGTTTGAATTACGAGAAGCACTATCACGAGAAACTAAATTACTTTAAAGATACTTTCCGTAAATCTGGAGCAGGAATTGTAAATACCAGAGTAGACGAAAATTACGTTACTAAACTATTAGGCTATTTCAAATCACGATAAAAATCTGGCAATTTTGATTAACAAATCAAAAATCGTTAATCTAAAATCAACAATCGTTAATCAAATGAAATTTAAACTTTATATATTTTTATTGCTTTTTTCTACTATGATTTTTGCACAGCAGAAACCAATAGAAACGAGTATTGATACCACCAAAAATAAGATTGGTGCTGAGTTCAAACTGACGCTTAAAACGGTTGTGACTTCAACATCAAAAGTTGAATTTCCTAAACTTAAAAATATCGGTCCGTTAGAAGTTATCCAGTCTTATCCGATTGATACGGTTAAGAAAGATGCCACTAATTACGAACTTATAAAAAAATATGGTTTAACGCAGTTTGATTCTGGCCGTTACACGATTCCGAGCATCAAAATTTTAATTGATAAAAAACCTTTTTACTCTGATTCTATTAAAGTTGAAGTTGCTGCTGTAAAAGTTGATACTTTACAGCAGAAAATGTATGATATTAAAGATATTTCTTCTGTTGATGAAGGAATCGGAAATTGGTGGATTTACACTTTAATAGTTCTAGCCATTTTAGGAATTGGCGCTTTCGTTTACTGGTATGTTAAAAAACGCCAGTTGAAAAAAATAGAAGAAGAAGTTTATAAAACTCCTATCGAAAAAGCGACTAGTTTATTAAACAACCTAGAACAAAAAGAACTGGTTCAAAAAGGAGAAATTAAAGAATACTATAGCGAACTAACAGATATTGCTAGAAACTATATCGAAGAAGCGATTCATATTCCAGCAATGGAAAGCACAACTTCTGAGTTAATTGCTGCGATTAGAGAAGCTTCAACCAAAAAGAAAATGACCCTTACGCCAGAAACGGTTGAAAATTTAGAGCGCGTTTTACGTCAGGCCGATTTGGTAAAATTTGCCAAATCTAAACCGCTTGATTTTGAAATTACTGATGATAGAAATAAGATACAAAAAGTAATTTTAACCCTTGATAATGCAATTCCAACTGAAGTTCCAGAAGAAATTGAAGATCAGCTATTAAACGAAGCGCAAAGACAAAAACAAATTAAGGAACAACTTCGCAAAAAACGTAATGCCAGAATTGGTTACGCTGTTGCAACTATCATACTATTATTGTTTGCCACAACGACTTTCTTTATTGTAACCAAAGGATTCAATTATGTGAAAGACAATATAATTGGTCATCCTTCTAAAGAATTATTAGAGGGCGAATGGGTAAAAAGTGCTTATGGAAGTCCAGCTGTTCTTATTGAAACGCCAAAGGTTTTAAAAAGAATGGACGCACAAAAAGCACTTCCAAAAGAAGCGATGGCACTTATCAAAGAAATGCAACTTTTTGCATATGGAAGTATGGTTGATAATTTTTACGTAACGGTTTCAACATCTAAATTCAAACAGCCAACAGATATTGATTTAAGTAAAACTCTTGAAGGTACTTTAAAAATTATTGAGGCTCAAGGCGGACAAAATATTATCGTAAAACAAGAAGATTTTCAAACTAATGAAGGTATTCAGGGAGTAAAAGGTTACGGAACAATGACTGTTTTGAATCCAGCAACCAAAACGAGTACAAAAGCATATTATGAATTGTTACTTTTCAAACAAGATCAAGGTTTACAGCAAATCCTTATTTTACACGAAGAAGGCGATACCTATGCAAATGAAATCACGACCCGAATATTAAATTCTGTTGAACTTCAAAGAGCAAACAACTAATGAGCAAGATCACTTTTTTAAATCCAGAATTTCTTTGGTTGTTCCTATTGATTCCGATTACGATAATTTGGTTTTTCTGGAAACGCAATCAGCAGTCGGCTACCTTAAAAATGAGCTCTACAGCAGGTTTTCAAAACAGCGAATCGTTTTTGACAAAATTCAAACCTGCTCTATACGTTTTCAGAATTCTTGCTTTATGTTCATTGATTGTAGCATTGGCTCGACCAAGAACAGTAGACATCAGTAATCAGACTAAAACAACAAAAGGAATTGATATTGTAATGGCAATTGACGTTTCTGGATCTATGCTGGCAAAAGATTTAAAACCAAATCGTATGGAAGCTTTGAAAAGAGTTGCTGCCGATTTCGTTGAAGAAAGACCAAATGACAGAATCGGATTGGTTTTATATGCTTCTGAAGCTTATACTAAAACTCCAGTTACAAGCGATAAAGCAATTATTCTTGAAGCCATAAAAGGTATTAAATACGATACAGTTCTCCAAGACGGAACTGGAATTGGAATGGGATTGGCAACTGCGGTAAATCGTTTAAAAGATAGTAAAGCCAAAAGCCGTGTAATTATTTTACTTACCGATGGTGTTAATAATGCTGGATTTATCGAGCCGGAAACTGCTGCCGACATTGCCAAACAATATGGAATAAAAGTATATACAATTGGTCTTGGTACAAACGGTATGGCTGAATCTCCATACGCATACGCACCAAACGGAGGTTTCTTATTCAAAATGCAAAAAGTTGAAATCGACGAAAGACTGATGAAAAATATTGCCCGCAAAACAGACGGAACCTATTTTAGAGCAACAAGCAACGATAGATTAGCTGAGATCTATAAGTCTATCAACAAACTGGAAACAACGGAAATTCAGGAATTGAAGTTCTATGATTATGATGAAAAATACAGAGGTTTTGTTTTATTTGCAGCCTTTTTATTATTGCTTGAAGTTGGTTTAAGAAATACAGTTTACAGAAGCTTTATTTGATTTTTTAAAATCAAAAAATTCCAAATTTTAAAATTCCAAATTCCAAGTTGAAATTGAGAATCTAAAATTGGATACTTAAATAATAAAAGCAAAAGTTAAAATTTGAAAGATTGAAATTTAATAACTCCAAAGTTTGGAATTTGGATTTTCAATATTGGAATTTAAGAAAATTTATGGAATTAGACGAAAAAAAATATTTATATCTCTTATTACTACTCCCAATTGTGGTGTGTATTTTCCTTTTCAATATGTATTGGAAAAGAAGAAAACAACGCGAATTTGGTGATTTGGAAATGGTAAAAAGATTGAGTCCAGAGAAATCAGTTTTTAAACCTGTTTTAAAAATAGTGGTGATCCTTCTGGCGCTTACCTGCCTAATTATTGGCTTGGTAAATCCAAAGATT contains:
- the gdhA gene encoding NADP-specific glutamate dehydrogenase encodes the protein MEQKINEFMALVESKNPNEPEFLQAVREFAETVIPFISERKKYDGKNILLRIAEPERSIIFRVPWVDDKGEIIVNRGFRIQMNSAIGPYKGGIRFHHSVNLSVLKFLAFEQVFKNSLTTLPMGGGKGGSDFDPEGKSDAEIMRFCQSFMTELCRHIGPDLDVPAGDIGVGAREIGYLFGQYKRIRNEFTGVLTGKGLAYGGSLIRPEATGYGVVYFTDQMLRTIGHEVKGKRVAISGFGNVAWGVALKVNELGGKVLTISGPDGYIYDEEGISGEKIDHMLEMRATGDNRAERYLEKYPNAVFHKGKSPWEVKVDIAIPCATQNELNGDDAQKLIDNGVLCVTEAANMPSTLDAIKLFLDNKVLFAPGKAANAGGVAASGLEMTQNSIRLNWTSEEVDLRLKDIMVGIHNQCKKYGAEEDGYVNYVKGANIAGFVKVADAMLAQGVV
- a CDS encoding cystathionine gamma-synthase is translated as MKFNTKVIHGGQHHDPSTGAVMPPVYQTSTFIQTSPGKPLADYEYSRASNPTRTALEEALASIENGTRGLAFSSGLAATDCVLRSFKAGDEIIAMDDLYGGTYRMFSRIYKDSGIKFHFVDMTDIEKFKSLINENTKLIWVETPTNPLMKLADIQEIAKITQEKKILLAVDNTFATPYLQKPLDLGADIVMHSATKYLGGHSDVIAGALIVKDPALGEQLHFQQFATGATLGPMDSFLVLRGIKTLALRVQRHCENGEKVVEYLSNHPKIKTVYYPGLKNHPFHEIAKKQMKAFGGMVSFDFKSGKKEDSIAFLEKLKVFTLAESLGGVESLANHPALMTHASIPADKRAEVGITDDLVRLSVGIEDADDLIADLEQALS
- a CDS encoding DUF3298 and DUF4163 domain-containing protein, translating into MKNYIFIIFLCLIFTSCKKELSFENERFEEKSNISCKTDCPEITIEVPVAKNIKVISDSINKKVFSVIKEIVFFGEDSTQVNDYKSLSKSFIASYEEMRQKFPNDTFGWEAKIIGNVEFQSDSILNLKIDHYTFTGGAHGYQGYRSLLFNAKTGKTIFNNQLFKNEKDFKAFAEKAFRAKYKIPAEANINATGLMFENDKFQLPQNIFYTSEGLLLYYNSYEAASYADGPKEILFPYDEVNKYLNFH
- a CDS encoding ATP-binding protein, producing MINKRLLIKNLLAHNDESSFYDKKRQLNLHSREGKGKFLKHICALSNSNPNNNSYIVVGVEDQDNEIVGDDFFDDSRIQNLVNAFLENPPKIQYENVPFPNLPKDKVIGLVTIKPKSKVSYFKKGIHTILANSVFIRRGSNSIPLESGEEVEKNYQNTETVIGIENSSRNSIQYTLDGVIDFMNFRHKDMSPKYHVFKELFVICWAGVPKKIRDKTYLSRVDIELINEQIKLFYSAQDVVTIFYDDDSFTITEYVPLGLNDKTSYYPLEEQTIHFFDNGYYKIDRQMLFQPPEFNRKMLYHIYNANMALLAKLQKNIILSEREMKDLENLPSTFMICHLNGFEEARQKLIDAKLLLKPYKNVYSSFKEALRVLRKMKYDVQ
- a CDS encoding SDR family NAD(P)-dependent oxidoreductase, which produces MKKTVLITGATSGIGKATAQILAKNNYKVILCGRRKDRLEELQKELSAFTEVHSLEFDVRNKEEVLEKIGALPNDFSTIDVLINNAGNAHGLDPIQNGDLDDWDAMIDINVKGLLYVSKAIIPQMVERQSGHIINIGSTAAKEVYPNGNVYCGSKHAVDAITAGMRIDLNPFGIRVGGIHPGMVATEFSEVRFKGDVERAANVYKGFDPLQAEDIADIIHFVVSRPYHVNIADLVVMSTAQASSTIVKKNI
- a CDS encoding aldo/keto reductase; the encoded protein is MSKTVLSPIISGTMNWGVWDKNLTTKEMENMIQVSIENKITTFDHADIYGSYTTEADFGKAFHASKIDREKLQLITKCGIQMIAEKRPENKIKHYDYSKDYIIKSVEGSLKKLKTDYVDVFLLHRPSPLMQADEIAEAVEKLKGEGKIIDFGLSNFTSSQTELIRQKTEVSYNQVQFSATHYDAMLDGSLDYMQTHGIRPLSWNPLGTVFREDTKQTRRLKKLFSTLVEKYHLGSDTLLLAWILKHPAKVIPIAGTVNIARIQSLMKAVELEMDTEDWFAIWTESMGDDVP
- a CDS encoding MoxR family ATPase; translated protein: MEENTTTLDIRAINEKIERESAFIDLLTMEMNKVIVGQKHMVERLLIGLLGQGHILLEGVPGLAKTLAINTLSQAVQGSFSRIQFTPDLLPADVIGTMIYNIKANEFSIKKGPIFANFVLADEINRAPAKVQSALLEAMQEKQVTIGDTTFKLDRPFLVLATQNPVEQEGTYALPEAQVDRFMLKTVIDYPKIDEERFVIRQNLKGSYEKVNPVVSVDQILRAQEAVREVYMDEKIEKYILDIIFATRYPEKYKLADLKPLISFGASPRGSINLANAAKCYAFIKRRGYVIPEDVRAVVHDVLRHRVGITYEAEAENITSVDIINKIVNEIEVP
- a CDS encoding DUF58 domain-containing protein, coding for MDTKELLKKVRKIEIKTKRLSNHIFSGEYHSSFKGRGMTFSEVRQYQYGDDIRNIDWNVTARYNEAHVKVFEEERELTMVLMVDISGSESFGSKNQFKKDIVTEIAATMAFSATQNNDKIGLILFSDTVELYIPPKKGRSHVLRIIRELIEFEPKSHKTDIAQALKFLSGTQKKKAIIFMISDFMSDSYEHTLKIASKKHDITGVRVYDIREERIPNLGMVNMLDAETGKIQLVDTSSKAVRLNYEKHYHEKLNYFKDTFRKSGAGIVNTRVDENYVTKLLGYFKSR